Proteins encoded by one window of Microbacterium testaceum:
- a CDS encoding D-alanyl-D-alanine carboxypeptidase family protein, with product MSTLADFGDLLEEAPREPQPSGRAGRVVLIVFLVVTLLILGGGGGYVWWASSAALPAPTVTSQAPAANAGAAASLALPAGGETLLRVDGGADYLGPDAAQSFAASGGNDSRPLASISKLVTALVVLDAHPLSGPTDPGPTISYTEADTDLYDQFYVQGAVIAPMPDGLKLSLRDSLTTMLLPSAANYAVAIARWGFGSEGAYVSAARSWLSKNGLNDTRIVDATGLDSRNASTPTDLLALAKLAEASPVIAHIAGTRSAQITGAGTVTNTNDLLGTLGVTGLKTGNLGDGTFNLLFTSSLDVGIGSPLQITGVRLGGETHDSTDADVRNLLQSISDGFHDIPLGTVGDDLGTISTPWGSSASLVLAKTTTLHTWSDTPVSVTLDTTTPQNYADGEVVGSVTWTAGPQTTSAEVKIKGAIEEPSLWWRLTHPSELG from the coding sequence GTGAGCACGCTCGCCGATTTCGGCGACCTCCTCGAGGAGGCACCGCGAGAGCCGCAGCCGAGCGGTCGTGCCGGGCGCGTCGTCCTCATCGTCTTCCTCGTCGTCACCCTCCTCATCCTCGGCGGGGGCGGTGGCTACGTGTGGTGGGCCTCGTCCGCCGCTCTACCTGCCCCGACCGTCACTTCGCAGGCTCCCGCCGCGAACGCCGGGGCGGCGGCATCCCTCGCCCTCCCCGCCGGAGGCGAGACTCTGCTGCGCGTCGACGGGGGCGCCGACTACCTCGGTCCTGACGCGGCCCAGTCCTTCGCCGCGTCGGGAGGGAACGACTCGCGCCCCCTCGCGAGCATCTCGAAACTCGTCACCGCCCTGGTCGTCCTCGACGCCCACCCACTGAGTGGACCGACCGACCCCGGCCCGACCATCTCGTACACCGAGGCCGACACCGATCTGTACGACCAGTTCTACGTGCAGGGCGCGGTCATCGCGCCGATGCCCGACGGGCTCAAGCTGTCGCTGCGCGACTCGCTCACGACCATGCTGCTGCCCTCGGCCGCCAACTACGCCGTCGCCATCGCCCGATGGGGGTTCGGTTCCGAGGGGGCCTACGTGTCGGCGGCTCGATCGTGGCTGAGCAAGAACGGTCTGAACGACACCCGGATCGTGGATGCCACGGGCCTCGACTCCCGCAATGCCAGCACCCCGACCGATCTGCTGGCGCTCGCAAAACTGGCCGAGGCGAGCCCGGTCATCGCCCATATCGCCGGTACCCGATCGGCGCAGATCACCGGCGCGGGCACCGTCACCAACACGAACGACCTGCTGGGGACCCTCGGCGTCACGGGTCTGAAGACCGGCAACCTCGGCGACGGCACCTTCAACCTGCTGTTCACCTCCTCGCTCGACGTGGGAATCGGTTCTCCCCTGCAGATCACGGGCGTGCGGCTGGGTGGCGAGACCCACGACAGCACCGACGCGGACGTCCGAAACCTCCTCCAGAGCATCAGCGACGGCTTCCACGACATCCCGCTCGGAACGGTCGGCGACGACCTCGGCACCATCTCGACCCCGTGGGGCTCGAGCGCGTCGCTCGTGCTGGCCAAGACGACCACACTGCATACGTGGTCGGACACACCCGTATCGGTCACCCTCGACACCACGACCCCGCAGAACTACGCCGACGGCGAGGTCGTCGGCTCGGTCACGTGGACCGCGGGGCCGCAGACGACGTCGGCCGAGGTGAAGATCAAGGGAGCCATCGAGGAGCCGTCCCTCTGGTGGCGGCTGACGCACCCGAGCGAGCTGGGCTGA
- a CDS encoding CsbD family protein, whose product MGLDDKIKNAAENIAGKAKEATGKATNNERLEAEGQADQTKAHAKQAGENVKDAFK is encoded by the coding sequence ATGGGACTCGACGACAAGATCAAGAACGCTGCGGAGAACATCGCTGGCAAGGCGAAGGAAGCCACGGGCAAGGCGACGAACAACGAGCGCCTCGAGGCCGAAGGTCAGGCTGACCAGACCAAGGCCCACGCCAAGCAGGCCGGCGAGAACGTCAAGGACGCCTTCAAGTAA
- a CDS encoding aldose 1-epimerase family protein — MTAAVPTETPTVVSGTPVVLRAHGYEAAIASVGASLRSLTYEGRDLVVPFDADELRPGYRGTTLAPWPNRVVDGIHHFDGVEHQLPLTEPNRGHALHGLLSWVDWNILEASDDAVTLTATVTAQAGYPWWLVVSTTYRLAANGLTQTVRATNLSDTPAPWGTGPHPYLVAGPATLDEWTLGLPADTVLEVTPDRLAPVALASVTSDAERFDFRDERVLGAVEIDHAYTGLTRDADGRATVTLTDPSGTGVEMSWAAECAWVQIHTADLPDGPGTPGHRAGLAVEPMTCAPDAFNDDAYDFDTGVVSLDPGASHDAEWIIAAR; from the coding sequence ATGACCGCTGCCGTTCCCACCGAGACCCCCACCGTGGTCTCGGGCACCCCCGTCGTCCTCCGCGCACACGGCTACGAAGCCGCGATCGCGAGCGTCGGCGCCTCCCTCCGCTCCCTGACGTACGAGGGCCGCGACCTCGTCGTTCCCTTCGATGCCGACGAGCTTCGTCCCGGCTACCGGGGGACGACGCTCGCCCCCTGGCCGAATCGCGTGGTCGACGGCATCCACCACTTCGACGGCGTCGAGCACCAGCTGCCGCTGACCGAGCCGAACCGCGGGCACGCGCTGCACGGGCTGCTGTCATGGGTCGACTGGAACATCCTCGAGGCGTCCGATGACGCCGTCACCCTGACCGCGACCGTCACCGCCCAGGCCGGGTACCCTTGGTGGCTCGTCGTTTCGACCACCTACCGCCTCGCGGCGAACGGCCTCACGCAGACCGTCCGTGCCACGAACCTGTCGGACACACCGGCGCCCTGGGGCACGGGACCCCACCCGTACCTCGTCGCGGGCCCCGCGACCCTTGACGAGTGGACGCTCGGCCTGCCCGCCGACACCGTTCTCGAAGTCACCCCCGATCGGCTCGCGCCGGTGGCACTGGCATCCGTCACCTCCGACGCCGAGCGCTTCGACTTCCGCGACGAGCGGGTGCTGGGTGCCGTCGAGATCGACCACGCCTACACGGGGCTGACCCGGGATGCCGACGGCCGCGCGACCGTCACGCTCACCGATCCCTCGGGCACCGGCGTCGAGATGAGCTGGGCGGCGGAGTGCGCGTGGGTGCAGATCCACACCGCCGATCTGCCGGACGGTCCCGGCACACCCGGTCATCGCGCCGGCCTCGCCGTCGAACCGATGACCTGCGCACCCGACGCGTTCAACGACGACGCCTACGACTTCGACACGGGCGTCGTCTCGCTCGACCCCGGAGCCTCGCACGACGCCGAGTGGATCATCGCGGCGCGCTGA
- a CDS encoding glucose-6-phosphate dehydrogenase, with protein sequence MKIVSSQDWRDAIRFDAPVLVSEVVPGEATRCVACGTDGPLYERTELWAVKHRHPKHHGGFVRFYCEAHKPAAPPPPPAPTIEARRARAASAPKERRAPSLKPTPITDRPTRAMCPDCFVEVSAGGDCGMCGAQVL encoded by the coding sequence ATGAAGATCGTTTCGTCGCAGGACTGGCGAGATGCCATCCGCTTCGATGCTCCCGTGCTCGTCTCCGAGGTCGTCCCGGGCGAAGCCACCCGCTGCGTCGCCTGCGGCACCGACGGTCCGCTGTATGAGCGCACCGAGCTGTGGGCCGTGAAGCACCGACACCCCAAGCACCATGGCGGGTTCGTGCGGTTCTACTGCGAGGCGCACAAGCCGGCCGCCCCACCACCGCCGCCCGCCCCGACCATCGAGGCCCGCCGTGCCCGTGCCGCGTCCGCTCCCAAGGAGCGTCGCGCGCCGAGCCTCAAGCCCACCCCGATCACGGACCGCCCCACGCGCGCGATGTGCCCCGACTGCTTCGTCGAGGTCTCCGCGGGTGGCGACTGCGGGATGTGCGGGGCCCAGGTCCTCTGA
- a CDS encoding SPFH domain-containing protein, translating to MELAALGAIGVIAAIVVVVAIVVMIVLSLVIRGWYRVAKADEALVIVGKRQKSADGESSRITVITGGGAIVNPLTQRGEMISLRARQIKMEPTAQSSNGVTVNVSGVALVKIGSDPESVRRAAERFASQDKAIEQFTTEQLEGALRGVVATLTVEELMRDRQRLSDQIAEGIKADLSSQGLILDSFQIQGVTDTNGYISALGATEVERVKREAEVARINAVREIRARQIATDEANLIEQTKLDKNSAAAKAEVGRANAEAEQAEALTRAERRQAVLQQEAQNTQARLESEVSRVADADLYQRQKDADAEAYAQIKAAQARAEIAEQEAAAVRVRAEADAQAVRLAGEARAEAIRAEAEALSHNQEALLAQRALEALVPMMAEFAKGYDRVGNITVLGGEGASGHLATESATGLRSSFEAVKAATGIDLTQIIQGRVVADAFTNPQHAGEPAQTRSYPAPTTPPASSES from the coding sequence ATGGAACTCGCCGCCCTCGGAGCCATCGGCGTCATCGCCGCCATCGTCGTGGTGGTCGCGATCGTCGTGATGATCGTGCTCAGCCTGGTGATCCGCGGCTGGTATCGCGTCGCGAAGGCCGACGAAGCGCTGGTCATCGTCGGAAAGCGGCAGAAGAGCGCCGACGGCGAGTCCTCGCGCATCACCGTGATCACGGGCGGCGGCGCGATCGTCAACCCGCTGACGCAGCGCGGCGAGATGATCTCGTTGCGCGCGCGTCAGATCAAGATGGAGCCGACCGCGCAGTCGTCCAACGGCGTCACCGTCAACGTCAGCGGCGTGGCCCTGGTCAAGATCGGATCCGACCCGGAGTCGGTGCGCCGCGCGGCCGAGCGTTTCGCCTCGCAGGACAAGGCGATCGAGCAGTTCACGACCGAGCAGCTCGAGGGTGCGCTGCGTGGTGTCGTCGCGACGCTGACCGTCGAAGAGCTGATGCGCGACCGCCAGCGTCTCTCGGACCAGATCGCCGAGGGGATCAAGGCCGACCTCTCGTCGCAGGGCCTGATCCTCGACTCGTTCCAGATCCAGGGCGTCACCGACACCAACGGGTACATCTCCGCCCTCGGTGCGACCGAGGTCGAGCGCGTCAAGCGCGAGGCGGAGGTCGCCCGCATCAACGCGGTCCGCGAGATTCGCGCGCGCCAGATCGCCACGGACGAGGCCAACCTCATCGAGCAGACCAAGCTCGACAAGAACAGCGCCGCGGCCAAGGCCGAGGTCGGTCGCGCCAACGCCGAGGCCGAGCAGGCCGAGGCACTGACCCGCGCCGAGCGCCGCCAGGCCGTCCTGCAGCAGGAGGCCCAGAACACGCAGGCCCGCCTGGAATCCGAGGTCTCCCGCGTCGCCGACGCCGACCTCTATCAGCGCCAGAAGGATGCCGACGCCGAGGCCTACGCGCAGATCAAGGCCGCCCAGGCCCGCGCCGAGATCGCCGAGCAAGAAGCCGCCGCCGTGCGCGTGCGCGCCGAGGCCGACGCCCAGGCCGTCCGCCTGGCCGGTGAAGCTCGCGCCGAGGCGATCCGCGCCGAGGCCGAGGCGCTGTCGCACAACCAGGAGGCCCTGCTCGCGCAGCGCGCCCTCGAGGCCCTGGTGCCGATGATGGCGGAGTTCGCCAAGGGCTACGACCGCGTCGGCAACATCACCGTCCTCGGCGGCGAGGGCGCCAGCGGTCACCTCGCGACGGAATCGGCGACGGGCCTGCGCTCGTCGTTCGAAGCGGTCAAGGCGGCGACGGGCATCGACCTGACGCAGATCATCCAGGGTCGGGTCGTTGCCGACGCGTTCACGAACCCTCAGCACGCCGGCGAACCCGCCCAGACGCGCTCGTACCCGGCCCCGACCACGCCCCCGGCGTCGTCGGAGTCGTGA
- a CDS encoding DNA-formamidopyrimidine glycosylase family protein: protein MPEAPEVEALALFLRERLTGRAVTGVELVEGRALKSRARPLDEIVGRTVTAVTRHGKHIDLDLDGVHLGLGFGRAGWATWSDGPADDDAPAGAAVIARIVFDHGILGITDAGEWLSVQLHVVDAADEVPSVAKLGPDAADPGYSRDKLAEALGRRRKQLKALLQEQETLAGIGNAYSDEILFAARLSPTAHAAALSDDDITRLHHALHDTLTAAVIARRGVPIAEQKAAKVASMRVHGRTGQPCPDCGGVIEDIPGTKGGGQWCPSCQTLPADA from the coding sequence GTGCCTGAGGCACCCGAGGTCGAGGCGCTCGCGCTCTTCCTGCGCGAGCGCCTGACCGGTCGCGCTGTGACCGGTGTCGAGCTCGTCGAGGGGAGGGCGCTGAAGAGCCGAGCGCGGCCGCTCGACGAGATCGTCGGTCGTACCGTGACCGCGGTGACCCGCCACGGCAAGCACATCGACCTCGATCTCGACGGTGTGCACCTGGGTCTGGGCTTCGGGCGGGCCGGGTGGGCGACCTGGAGTGACGGGCCCGCGGACGACGACGCCCCCGCGGGAGCGGCTGTCATCGCGCGTATCGTGTTCGACCACGGCATCCTGGGCATCACCGATGCCGGGGAGTGGCTGTCGGTGCAGCTCCACGTCGTCGATGCGGCCGACGAGGTGCCCTCGGTCGCGAAACTCGGACCGGATGCCGCGGACCCCGGCTATTCGCGAGACAAGCTCGCCGAAGCCCTCGGGCGTCGGCGCAAGCAGCTCAAGGCGCTGTTGCAGGAGCAGGAGACGCTCGCGGGCATCGGCAATGCCTACTCGGACGAAATCCTCTTCGCCGCGCGACTGTCGCCCACCGCTCACGCCGCAGCCCTCAGCGATGATGACATCACCCGGTTGCACCACGCGCTGCACGACACCCTGACCGCTGCCGTCATCGCACGTCGAGGAGTCCCGATCGCCGAGCAGAAGGCCGCGAAGGTCGCGTCGATGCGCGTGCACGGGCGTACGGGACAGCCCTGCCCCGATTGCGGCGGGGTGATCGAGGACATCCCCGGCACGAAGGGCGGCGGGCAGTGGTGCCCGTCCTGCCAGACGCTGCCCGCGGACGCCTGA
- a CDS encoding type 1 glutamine amidotransferase domain-containing protein, producing MTDLTGKRIAFLATDGFEDSELTSPWEAVTSAGAEAVLVSPNDDSISGEKGHEQKVDLSVSGASAGDFDALVLPGGVQNADDIRIVKDAVSFTRGFFDQHKPVAVICHGGWILTEADVLKGRTLTSYPTLQTDLRNAGATWVDEEVHVDQGLVSSRNPDDLPAFNAKLVEEVAEGKHSGQTA from the coding sequence ATGACCGACCTCACCGGAAAGCGCATCGCGTTCCTCGCCACCGACGGATTCGAAGACAGCGAGCTGACCAGCCCGTGGGAGGCCGTGACCTCCGCCGGAGCCGAGGCGGTCCTCGTCTCGCCGAACGACGACAGCATCAGCGGCGAGAAGGGCCACGAGCAGAAGGTCGACCTCTCCGTCTCCGGCGCCTCGGCGGGCGACTTCGACGCCCTCGTGCTCCCCGGCGGCGTGCAGAACGCCGACGACATCCGCATCGTGAAGGACGCCGTGTCGTTCACCCGTGGCTTCTTCGACCAGCACAAGCCGGTCGCCGTCATCTGCCACGGCGGATGGATCCTCACCGAGGCCGACGTGCTCAAGGGCCGCACGCTCACGAGCTACCCCACGCTGCAGACCGACCTGCGCAACGCCGGTGCCACCTGGGTCGACGAAGAGGTGCACGTCGACCAGGGCTTGGTCTCGAGCCGCAACCCCGATGACCTGCCCGCGTTCAACGCGAAGCTCGTCGAAGAGGTCGCCGAAGGAAAGCACTCCGGCCAGACCGCCTGA
- a CDS encoding MDR family MFS transporter, protein MAATGTVPVSRPHAAAPAAPAPRPGPVIALLVVAAFVVILNETTMSVALPAIMADFGVSAATGQWLTSAFLLTMAVVIPLTGFLLERFPIRFVFFSAMGVFALGTLVAALAPAFGVLLAGRIVQAMGTGVMMPLLFTTVLNLVPANKRGRVMGVVTIVIAVAPAVGPTVSGLIMSALTWHAIFWLILPIALVAIALGARWVRNVTQTRPDARFDVLSVVLSAIGFGGLVYGLSAIGESASGHSSVPVWIPLAVGAVFVTVFVIRQLRLQRSDSALLDLRVFQSSSFRLAVPLVAIVMAALFGSLILLPIFLQQALGLSSLTVGLMLLPGGVLMGVMAPIVGRLFDRFGPTPLVIPGMLIAAAVLWTMALTFGQDTPIWWIVTVYLALNLGLGLVFTPLMTSALGSLPRRLYSHGSAVVGTAQQVAGAAGTAGFVAIMTVFSSAALAGGVDQAGAVASGVHASFIVGAVIATAAVVLACFVRKPAEAEDADAPVAAH, encoded by the coding sequence ATGGCCGCCACCGGCACCGTTCCCGTCTCCCGACCCCACGCCGCCGCACCCGCGGCGCCCGCGCCCCGCCCGGGCCCCGTCATCGCTCTGCTCGTCGTCGCCGCGTTCGTCGTCATCCTCAACGAGACCACGATGTCCGTCGCTCTGCCCGCGATCATGGCCGACTTCGGCGTGAGCGCCGCCACCGGACAGTGGCTCACTTCGGCGTTCCTGTTGACGATGGCCGTCGTCATCCCCCTGACCGGCTTCCTCCTCGAGCGCTTCCCCATCCGCTTCGTCTTCTTCAGCGCAATGGGCGTCTTCGCTCTCGGTACCCTCGTCGCCGCACTCGCTCCGGCCTTCGGCGTCCTGCTCGCGGGCCGCATCGTCCAGGCGATGGGCACGGGCGTCATGATGCCGTTGCTGTTCACCACCGTCCTGAACCTGGTCCCCGCGAACAAGCGCGGTCGGGTCATGGGCGTCGTCACGATCGTCATCGCCGTCGCTCCCGCGGTCGGCCCGACCGTGTCCGGCCTCATCATGTCGGCTCTCACCTGGCACGCGATCTTCTGGCTCATCCTCCCGATCGCCCTCGTGGCCATCGCGCTCGGCGCGCGCTGGGTCCGCAACGTCACCCAGACCCGTCCCGACGCGCGATTCGACGTGCTCTCCGTGGTCCTGTCGGCGATCGGCTTCGGCGGTCTCGTCTACGGCCTCAGTGCCATCGGCGAATCGGCGTCCGGACACTCGTCCGTTCCCGTGTGGATCCCCCTCGCCGTCGGCGCGGTCTTCGTCACCGTCTTCGTGATCCGTCAGCTCCGCCTGCAGCGCTCCGACTCCGCTCTTCTCGATTTGCGCGTCTTCCAGAGCTCGTCGTTCCGTCTCGCGGTGCCCCTGGTCGCGATCGTGATGGCCGCGCTCTTCGGCTCGCTCATCCTGCTGCCGATCTTCCTGCAGCAGGCGCTCGGCCTCAGCAGCCTCACGGTGGGTCTCATGCTGCTTCCGGGTGGCGTGCTCATGGGCGTGATGGCCCCGATCGTCGGCCGCCTCTTCGACCGCTTCGGGCCGACCCCGCTCGTCATCCCCGGCATGCTGATCGCGGCCGCGGTGCTGTGGACGATGGCGCTCACTTTCGGTCAAGACACGCCCATCTGGTGGATCGTGACGGTGTACCTCGCCCTCAACCTCGGGCTGGGCCTCGTCTTCACGCCGCTGATGACCTCCGCGCTCGGCTCGCTCCCCCGCCGGTTGTACTCGCACGGCAGTGCCGTGGTGGGCACCGCGCAGCAGGTGGCCGGCGCGGCGGGTACGGCCGGTTTCGTGGCGATCATGACCGTGTTCTCCAGCGCCGCTCTCGCCGGTGGTGTCGATCAGGCCGGAGCCGTCGCGTCGGGCGTCCACGCCTCGTTCATCGTCGGCGCGGTCATCGCCACCGCAGCGGTCGTCCTCGCGTGCTTCGTCCGCAAGCCGGCGGAGGCCGAAGACGCCGACGCGCCCGTCGCCGCACACTGA
- a CDS encoding ABC transporter ATP-binding protein, which translates to MSMGMGGSMFRGVDAKVQRRRNAQAPRVAHLGRRVVDLFRPYRGRIVFTALLVVVGAAVAVVPPLLVQRIFDDALFPVDGSSPDLSLLAFLVSIMIGLFLVSAALNVGQTWLTATVGNRVTGDLRTRLFDHLQDMELGFFTRTKTGVIQSRLQNDVGGVSGVLTNTVTSILGNAVTVIASLVAMILIDWRLTLIAVALMPFLLFVQRRVGQVRARIAGETQESLSELSAITQETLSVSGILLSKSFNRQRTESARFDAENDNQVRLQVRRAMSGQGFFAVVQVIMSSVPAVIYLVAGYLIGGGAGAITAGTIVAFTTVQARLLMPLMGLMRVALDVQTSSALFARIFEYLDLRPAIVDEPDARPVSAAPGPVGRIEFRDVEFRYPDAPAQARPTLDGVSFTVEPGQHVAFVGPSGAGKTTILYLTPRMYEATGGAVMFSGADVRTLDRASIIDEIGIVSQETYLFHATVRENLRYARPDATDAEIEAACRAANIHHVIASFEAGYDTIVGERGYRLSGGEKQRIAIARVLLKDPPVLLLDEATSALDTVSERIVQEALETASHGRTTLSIAHRLSTVIGADRIHVVDAGRIVESGTHSELLAQGGLYASLAAEQLAASFVLAEEQLDEAGLARAALPARRADEAPA; encoded by the coding sequence ATGAGCATGGGGATGGGCGGGAGTATGTTCCGCGGCGTGGATGCCAAGGTGCAGCGCCGTCGCAACGCGCAGGCCCCGCGCGTGGCCCACCTCGGTCGCCGCGTCGTCGACCTGTTCCGGCCCTACCGCGGTCGCATCGTCTTCACCGCGCTCCTCGTCGTGGTGGGCGCGGCCGTCGCCGTCGTCCCGCCGCTGCTGGTGCAGCGGATCTTCGACGACGCGTTGTTCCCCGTCGACGGGTCGAGCCCCGACCTCTCACTGCTCGCCTTCCTGGTCAGCATCATGATCGGACTCTTCCTGGTCTCGGCAGCCCTCAACGTGGGCCAGACCTGGCTCACCGCCACGGTCGGCAACCGGGTCACCGGAGATCTGCGCACGCGCCTGTTCGATCACCTCCAAGACATGGAGCTCGGCTTCTTCACCCGCACCAAGACGGGCGTCATCCAGTCTCGTCTGCAGAACGACGTCGGCGGTGTCTCGGGCGTGCTGACGAACACGGTCACGAGCATCCTCGGAAACGCCGTGACGGTCATCGCGTCGCTGGTGGCGATGATCCTCATCGACTGGCGACTGACCCTGATCGCGGTCGCGCTCATGCCCTTCCTCCTCTTCGTGCAACGCCGCGTGGGCCAGGTGCGCGCGCGCATCGCGGGCGAGACGCAGGAGTCGCTGTCGGAGCTGTCGGCGATCACGCAAGAGACCCTGAGCGTCTCCGGCATCCTGCTGTCGAAGTCGTTCAACCGCCAACGCACGGAATCCGCCCGCTTCGACGCCGAGAACGACAATCAGGTCCGTCTGCAGGTGCGCCGGGCCATGAGCGGCCAGGGCTTCTTCGCCGTGGTTCAAGTGATCATGTCGAGTGTTCCCGCGGTCATCTACCTCGTCGCGGGGTACCTCATCGGAGGCGGCGCGGGAGCGATCACGGCCGGAACAATCGTGGCGTTCACCACCGTGCAGGCTCGGTTGCTCATGCCGTTGATGGGGCTCATGCGCGTCGCGCTCGACGTGCAGACCTCGTCGGCGTTGTTCGCCCGCATCTTCGAGTACCTCGACCTGCGTCCCGCGATCGTCGACGAGCCCGACGCGCGGCCCGTCTCGGCCGCTCCGGGACCGGTGGGGCGCATCGAGTTCCGTGACGTCGAGTTTCGCTACCCCGACGCCCCCGCGCAGGCGCGGCCCACCCTCGACGGTGTCTCGTTTACGGTGGAGCCCGGCCAGCACGTCGCGTTCGTCGGCCCGTCGGGCGCGGGCAAGACGACGATCCTCTACCTGACCCCGCGCATGTACGAGGCGACCGGGGGAGCGGTGATGTTCTCGGGCGCCGACGTGCGCACCCTCGACCGGGCCTCGATCATCGACGAGATCGGCATCGTCTCGCAAGAGACCTACCTGTTCCACGCGACCGTGCGCGAGAACCTGCGCTACGCCCGCCCCGACGCCACCGACGCCGAGATCGAGGCCGCGTGCCGCGCGGCGAACATCCACCACGTCATCGCCTCGTTCGAGGCGGGCTACGACACCATCGTGGGCGAGCGCGGTTACCGCCTGTCGGGCGGAGAGAAGCAACGCATCGCGATCGCGCGCGTGCTGCTGAAGGACCCGCCGGTCCTCCTGCTCGACGAGGCCACGAGCGCTCTCGACACGGTGTCGGAGCGCATCGTGCAAGAGGCCCTCGAGACGGCCTCGCACGGACGCACGACCCTGTCGATCGCGCACCGCCTGTCGACGGTCATCGGCGCCGACCGGATCCACGTGGTGGATGCCGGCCGCATCGTCGAATCGGGAACGCACAGCGAGCTGCTGGCCCAGGGCGGCCTGTACGCGAGCCTCGCGGCCGAACAGCTCGCGGCGTCGTTCGTCCTCGCCGAGGAGCAGCTCGACGAAGCGGGCCTCGCCCGTGCCGCCCTTCCCGCGCGACGCGCCGACGAGGCACCCGCCTGA
- a CDS encoding glycosyltransferase family 2 protein, with product MSSTPVTVIVPGFDVAAFAEEALDSLRAQTHPHWSAILVDDASNDDTARIFADAASADPRFRLERHTSQRGLGAARNTGLARVDTPYTAFLDADDVMRPHALSRLADTLDRTGSDFAVGAYVRLRPDADTPAYIAGEVQPWVSASTDPARERTTLAEHPAASGNIVAWSKMSRTAFWREHDLRFPEGRYYEDQVLTQRMYTLARAFDVIPDVVVDWRQRREGGSITQRLSELDILRDYLDALGEGIAVLRAAGADAAVRERGALIRTLDVPPLERIAQSHPDPAYRVALEAFVETLPG from the coding sequence GTGAGTTCCACCCCCGTCACCGTCATCGTCCCCGGGTTCGACGTCGCCGCCTTCGCCGAGGAAGCCCTCGACTCCCTGCGGGCGCAGACGCACCCGCACTGGAGCGCGATCCTCGTCGACGACGCCTCTAACGATGACACGGCGCGCATCTTCGCCGACGCCGCCTCCGCCGACCCCCGGTTCCGCCTCGAGCGGCACACCTCACAGCGGGGGCTCGGAGCCGCCCGTAACACCGGCCTCGCACGGGTCGACACCCCGTACACCGCGTTCCTCGACGCCGACGACGTGATGCGCCCCCACGCCCTCTCGCGCCTGGCCGACACGCTCGACCGCACCGGCAGTGACTTCGCGGTGGGCGCCTACGTACGTCTGCGACCGGATGCCGACACCCCCGCCTACATCGCCGGAGAGGTGCAGCCCTGGGTGTCGGCATCCACCGATCCCGCCCGTGAGCGCACGACGCTCGCGGAGCACCCCGCCGCCTCGGGCAACATCGTGGCGTGGTCGAAGATGAGCCGCACCGCCTTCTGGCGCGAGCACGACCTGCGGTTCCCCGAGGGGCGTTACTACGAGGACCAGGTGCTCACGCAGCGCATGTACACGCTGGCGAGGGCCTTCGACGTCATCCCCGACGTCGTGGTCGACTGGCGCCAGCGCCGCGAGGGCGGGTCGATCACCCAGCGACTCAGCGAACTCGACATCCTGCGCGATTACCTCGACGCGCTCGGTGAGGGCATCGCCGTCCTGCGGGCCGCCGGAGCCGACGCGGCCGTGCGGGAACGCGGGGCGCTGATCCGCACCCTGGACGTGCCGCCGCTCGAACGCATCGCCCAGTCGCACCCCGACCCCGCGTACCGCGTCGCGCTCGAGGCGTTCGTCGAGACCCTGCCCGGCTGA